One genomic window of Gracilinema caldarium DSM 7334 includes the following:
- the lysS gene encoding lysine--tRNA ligase: MDTKNIHWADQTAEKIIREKGDKDLYTCASGITPSGTVHIGNFREIISVDLVVRALRDRGKKVRFIYSWDDYDVFRKVPLNMPKQDMLAQYLRFPITMVPDPWERDESYARHHEVDVESILPEVGIFPEFLYQAKRYRSSMYAEGIRKALEHRDLLKNILDKYRDEEHKIQGEWWPISVFCDSCNRDTTEIDGWDGQWGVTYHCTTCNHKETVDLRTAKGVKLGWRVDWPMRWEFEKVDFEPAGKDHHSQGGSFDTAKHVCKDVYGWEAPITFRYDFIGIKGTPGKMSSSKGKVVDLYDILRVYTPEVTRYLFAGTRPNTEFVISFDLDVIKIYEDYDKTERIAWGVEKAKDEETYLKERRIYELSQVNGMPNMMPYQVPFRHLCNLIQIADGNIDKVIAGLPDIKEEQIPAFRKRCECAWYWIRECAPEDFRFHLRPAGERAELTDAETAAVRDLRDQVVARIETFADDKTCGEAIYAVANEHQMDGKVLFRAAYQALIGKDQGPRLANFLRNIDKNRLLEILKAY, translated from the coding sequence ATGGACACAAAGAATATACATTGGGCTGACCAAACCGCGGAAAAAATTATCCGCGAGAAAGGTGATAAGGATTTGTACACCTGTGCTTCCGGGATTACCCCCTCAGGTACGGTACATATTGGTAATTTTCGGGAAATTATCTCGGTAGATCTGGTCGTTCGGGCTTTACGGGATCGGGGCAAGAAGGTCCGCTTTATCTACTCCTGGGACGATTACGATGTATTCCGCAAGGTTCCTCTGAACATGCCAAAGCAGGATATGCTTGCCCAATACCTGCGCTTTCCCATTACCATGGTACCCGACCCCTGGGAGCGGGATGAAAGCTATGCCCGGCACCATGAGGTAGATGTAGAATCAATCCTGCCTGAGGTAGGTATTTTCCCTGAATTTTTATATCAGGCAAAACGATACCGATCATCCATGTATGCGGAAGGGATCCGTAAAGCTCTGGAACACCGGGATCTTCTTAAAAATATCCTGGATAAGTACCGGGATGAGGAACACAAGATTCAGGGCGAATGGTGGCCCATCAGTGTATTCTGTGATTCCTGTAACCGGGATACCACCGAAATTGATGGCTGGGACGGCCAGTGGGGAGTTACCTACCATTGCACCACCTGCAACCACAAGGAAACAGTGGACCTCCGAACAGCCAAGGGTGTTAAGCTTGGCTGGCGGGTCGACTGGCCCATGCGGTGGGAATTTGAAAAGGTTGATTTTGAACCGGCCGGTAAGGACCACCACAGTCAGGGCGGCTCCTTTGACACGGCAAAACATGTCTGCAAGGACGTCTATGGCTGGGAAGCCCCCATCACCTTCCGCTATGACTTTATCGGTATTAAGGGAACACCGGGTAAAATGTCCAGTTCCAAGGGCAAGGTGGTAGACCTCTACGATATACTCCGGGTGTACACCCCCGAAGTAACCCGCTACCTTTTTGCAGGGACCCGGCCCAATACGGAATTTGTTATTTCCTTTGACCTGGATGTTATTAAGATTTACGAAGATTATGACAAGACCGAACGGATTGCCTGGGGAGTAGAAAAAGCCAAGGATGAGGAAACCTACCTGAAGGAACGGCGCATCTATGAACTATCCCAGGTAAACGGCATGCCCAACATGATGCCCTATCAGGTGCCCTTCCGGCATCTCTGCAACCTGATTCAGATTGCCGACGGCAATATCGACAAGGTGATTGCGGGACTTCCTGATATCAAGGAAGAACAGATACCGGCTTTCCGCAAACGCTGTGAATGCGCCTGGTACTGGATTCGGGAATGTGCTCCCGAGGACTTCCGGTTCCACCTCCGGCCTGCCGGGGAACGGGCAGAACTGACCGATGCAGAAACTGCCGCAGTCCGGGACCTGCGGGACCAGGTGGTAGCCAGAATCGAAACCTTCGCTGACGACAAGACCTGCGGCGAAGCGATCTATGCGGTAGCCAATGAACACCAGATGGATGGCAAGGTCCTGTTCCGGGCCGCCTACCAGGCTCTGATCGGAAAGGATCAGGGACCACGGCTCGCCAACTTCCTACGAAACATCGATAAAAACCGGCTGCTTGAGATACTGAAGGCTTATTAA
- a CDS encoding heavy metal translocating P-type ATPase — MIKTTTMQIRGMTCTACARASERAVKKLAGISDANVNFATEKLTLQFDDTQVSLADIKAAIKKAGYEAVEIKAQEEEPTVEVQKQRLFIPIAFTIPIFYLAMGMMLSWPIPSWLAPMQYPLRFALVQLVLLIPVVFAGFRFYHVGYPALFRGSPNMDSLIALGTTAAILYSLFSLFQIFMGDHMAVEHLYFESAAVIITLVLVGKTLEALAKGKTSEAIKKLIGLQPKTARVIREGVEQEVPIASLIPGDTILVRPGEKIPVDGIILSGSTAIDESFLTGESLPVEKQAGDEVTGASLNKNGAITIRATRVGQDTVLAQIIRLMEQAQADKAPIARLADQVSAYFVPIVIGIALVSALLWFIAGEGLVFAMSILISVLVIACPCALGLATPTAIMVGTGMGAQQSILIKSGEALEIAHKIDTVVFDKTGTITEGKPRLTDLQPAPESNLSEDELLALAAGIEQLSEHPLGEAIVAAARERNLALPEVTEVTAIPGRGIRGNVGGSVVLLGNQAFMEEHSINMDEFLRGEKTRNSPIEALAAEGKTVMFLALKGTVQGLLAVADTPKAESRTAVAALHRMGLKVIMITGDHRKTAEAIARQTGIDQVLAEVHPQHKAQAVQELQKAGHRLAMVGDGINDAPALVQADIGIAMGSGTDVAIESADMVLMRSNPLDVVTAIELSRRTIRTIKQNLFWAFGYNVSGIPIAAGLLHLFGGPLLNPMIAAAAMSFSSVSVVTNALRLRTFKPPITTGADRASYK; from the coding sequence ATGATTAAAACCACCACCATGCAGATTCGGGGTATGACTTGTACAGCCTGCGCGAGGGCTTCCGAGCGGGCGGTAAAAAAACTCGCCGGTATTTCGGATGCCAATGTCAACTTTGCCACTGAAAAGCTGACCCTTCAGTTTGATGATACCCAGGTAAGCCTTGCGGATATAAAGGCTGCAATTAAGAAAGCCGGTTATGAAGCGGTTGAAATAAAAGCCCAGGAAGAAGAACCCACAGTAGAAGTACAGAAACAGCGGCTTTTCATTCCTATAGCTTTCACCATTCCTATTTTCTATCTTGCCATGGGCATGATGCTCTCCTGGCCTATTCCTTCGTGGCTTGCCCCCATGCAGTATCCCCTGCGTTTTGCTCTGGTCCAGCTCGTACTGCTCATTCCGGTAGTATTTGCCGGGTTCCGTTTTTACCACGTGGGGTATCCAGCCCTGTTCCGCGGCAGTCCCAATATGGATTCCCTCATTGCATTGGGAACCACCGCTGCCATCCTCTACAGTCTCTTTTCTCTCTTCCAGATTTTCATGGGAGATCACATGGCGGTTGAACATCTCTATTTTGAAAGTGCTGCGGTTATCATAACCCTGGTGTTGGTTGGCAAAACCCTGGAAGCCCTTGCCAAGGGAAAAACCTCGGAGGCTATCAAAAAGCTCATCGGCCTTCAGCCCAAAACCGCCCGGGTCATTCGTGAGGGCGTCGAACAGGAAGTCCCAATCGCAAGCCTCATTCCAGGAGATACCATCCTGGTACGGCCGGGAGAAAAAATCCCTGTCGATGGCATCATCCTTTCAGGTTCTACTGCGATTGATGAGTCCTTTTTGACCGGTGAAAGTCTTCCTGTGGAAAAACAGGCCGGGGATGAAGTAACCGGGGCCAGCCTCAATAAAAACGGGGCAATTACCATCCGAGCTACCCGGGTTGGACAGGATACGGTACTGGCTCAGATCATCAGATTGATGGAACAGGCCCAGGCGGATAAGGCCCCCATTGCCCGTCTTGCGGACCAGGTCTCAGCCTATTTTGTCCCCATTGTCATCGGGATCGCCCTCGTTTCGGCCCTCCTCTGGTTTATTGCCGGAGAAGGCCTGGTATTTGCTATGTCGATCCTTATCTCGGTCCTCGTTATTGCCTGTCCCTGTGCGCTGGGCCTGGCTACACCTACCGCGATTATGGTTGGTACCGGAATGGGAGCCCAGCAGAGCATTCTTATTAAATCAGGGGAAGCCCTGGAGATTGCCCACAAAATAGATACGGTGGTCTTTGATAAAACCGGAACCATTACTGAAGGGAAACCACGGCTTACGGATCTGCAGCCTGCACCAGAGAGCAACCTATCCGAAGACGAATTGCTAGCCCTGGCAGCAGGGATTGAACAGCTTTCAGAACATCCCCTGGGAGAAGCTATTGTAGCTGCCGCCCGGGAACGGAATCTGGCATTGCCGGAAGTAACAGAAGTAACAGCGATTCCCGGCCGTGGAATCCGGGGAAATGTGGGCGGCAGCGTGGTCTTGCTGGGGAACCAGGCCTTCATGGAAGAGCATTCCATCAATATGGATGAGTTTCTCAGGGGTGAAAAAACCAGAAACAGCCCCATCGAAGCCCTGGCTGCGGAGGGTAAAACCGTCATGTTCCTTGCCCTGAAGGGGACCGTGCAGGGACTTTTGGCAGTCGCCGATACACCCAAAGCAGAAAGCCGGACAGCGGTTGCGGCTCTGCACCGGATGGGGCTCAAGGTCATTATGATTACCGGGGATCACCGAAAAACCGCAGAAGCTATTGCCCGCCAGACCGGGATTGACCAGGTATTGGCGGAGGTACATCCCCAACATAAGGCCCAGGCGGTTCAGGAACTGCAAAAGGCAGGGCACCGGCTTGCCATGGTGGGGGATGGCATCAATGATGCACCAGCCCTGGTACAGGCGGATATCGGTATCGCCATGGGGTCTGGTACGGATGTAGCCATAGAAAGCGCCGATATGGTGCTGATGCGAAGTAATCCCCTGGATGTGGTGACCGCCATAGAGCTATCCCGGAGAACCATTCGAACGATTAAACAGAATCTTTTCTGGGCATTCGGATACAATGTGTCAGGGATACCGATCGCGGCGGGACTGCTCCACCTGTTCGGTGGCCCCCTCTTAAATCCCATGATTGCCGCAGCGGCCATGTCCTTCAGTTCCGTTTCGGTGGTGACCAACGCCCTGCGGCTTAGAACCTTTAAGCCGCCCATCACCACAGGGGCTGACAGGGCTTCATATAAATAA
- a CDS encoding CopZ family metallochaperone, translating into MTKTLEIEGMTCKHCVMHVTNALKAVAGVTTVQVDLAGNKAVVEGSNLDDQALKDAVADAGYEVVAIHE; encoded by the coding sequence ATGACAAAGACCTTAGAAATAGAAGGAATGACCTGTAAGCACTGTGTCATGCATGTAACCAATGCGCTGAAAGCGGTTGCAGGGGTAACAACGGTTCAGGTTGACCTGGCTGGTAACAAGGCAGTGGTGGAAGGCTCCAATCTGGATGATCAGGCCCTGAAGGATGCCGTAGCCGATGCGGGCTACGAGGTGGTGGCCATCCACGAGTGA
- a CDS encoding omptin family outer membrane protease has protein sequence MKRIWRTLTIFPVLLLHLLCPALGTAEEASLYWSIENSLGLTYGHARELVYQDSGLPDLLSELVWPLEGLLYYGTSLTFSYGKSPMAGFYSRLDVRFGFTMQSGTITDKDWLGYNTATNSYFLTHFSAHDAISEHSQWVDATIGYGFMVSDRFIIRTGLTASFMNLHWTARDGYIQYGSNIGQNNSSYVPWSSSFPKDPVYGTGIAYWQNWVSIAPTLEVLWLVDNRLTLTAAASVYVLNSCNDQDDHYLRELPLQFTEHVNGGFGIEPKLTVSYRLVSNISVGIEGAWRYITRLRGNTSIMEIGSGTTGGPYTDLAGTDYSVGSCAVFVRFTPQR, from the coding sequence ATGAAAAGAATCTGGCGAACCTTAACAATTTTTCCAGTGCTGCTTTTGCATCTCTTGTGTCCAGCCTTGGGCACCGCAGAAGAAGCCAGTCTTTATTGGAGTATAGAAAACAGTTTGGGGCTTACCTATGGCCATGCCAGGGAACTGGTCTACCAGGACTCGGGTTTACCGGACTTACTGAGCGAACTGGTCTGGCCCCTGGAAGGTCTCCTTTATTATGGGACAAGCCTTACTTTTTCATATGGGAAAAGCCCTATGGCTGGTTTTTACAGCAGACTGGACGTCCGGTTCGGCTTTACGATGCAGAGCGGCACCATCACCGACAAGGACTGGCTCGGATACAATACTGCTACCAATTCTTATTTTTTAACTCATTTCTCCGCCCACGATGCCATCAGCGAACATTCCCAATGGGTCGATGCGACGATAGGGTACGGTTTCATGGTCTCTGACCGTTTTATTATCAGGACCGGTCTTACAGCTTCGTTTATGAACCTGCACTGGACCGCCCGGGATGGGTATATTCAGTACGGTTCCAACATCGGACAAAACAACTCAAGTTATGTTCCATGGTCCAGTTCCTTCCCAAAAGATCCAGTGTATGGTACGGGCATCGCTTACTGGCAGAACTGGGTCTCCATAGCCCCTACCCTTGAGGTGTTATGGCTGGTAGACAATCGACTCACCCTGACAGCTGCTGCTTCGGTGTATGTGCTGAACAGTTGTAATGATCAAGATGATCATTACCTACGCGAGTTGCCACTTCAATTCACCGAACATGTTAATGGTGGCTTTGGAATAGAACCCAAACTTACGGTTAGTTACCGGCTGGTCTCCAACATCTCAGTTGGTATAGAAGGTGCCTGGAGGTATATCACCAGACTTCGGGGCAACACAAGCATTATGGAAATAGGAAGCGGAACGACCGGCGGTCCTTATACAGACCTGGCCGGTACAGACTATTCGGTGGGTAGCTGTGCGGTGTTTGTACGGTTTACTCCGCAGCGATAA
- a CDS encoding GGDEF domain-containing protein, whose product MSKSPLDNEALINSPLFAAMSELEFNAVTAFLERHHYHKGEIIFSEGDPGQEMFIILTGHVVATVNLGNGKQRKIYDFEPGRFFGEMAIIEDAPRSATCTATEETDVFVLQGLDFYRLIFEHPMIALKLLGAISQVMTSWLDESSRFLNDLLRWGETARLRAITDSLTGLYNRRFLEESLNSRLEGPNKVKRNISVMMMDLDRIHEINNAYGEAAGDKVIKAVAGVFRQVLRDADIAARLAGDEFAFVLPDTSLEEAMSISERLRLAVSALPIPLSWTDSQGRLQEIELSIKTCLGVAVSPQHGTTGPELLAAADAALRKAKDQGRNRVIAAE is encoded by the coding sequence ATGAGTAAATCTCCACTTGATAACGAGGCCTTAATCAATTCGCCTCTTTTTGCAGCTATGAGTGAACTTGAATTTAATGCGGTAACAGCCTTTTTGGAGCGTCATCATTATCATAAGGGTGAAATAATATTTTCTGAAGGAGATCCGGGACAAGAGATGTTTATTATTCTGACCGGTCATGTGGTCGCCACGGTGAATCTGGGTAATGGGAAACAGCGAAAAATCTATGATTTTGAACCAGGCCGTTTTTTCGGTGAAATGGCAATTATTGAAGATGCCCCCCGGTCTGCGACCTGTACCGCCACAGAAGAAACCGATGTTTTCGTACTCCAGGGGCTCGATTTCTACCGGCTCATTTTTGAACATCCCATGATTGCCCTTAAGCTGTTAGGTGCTATCAGTCAGGTAATGACCAGCTGGCTTGATGAATCTTCTCGCTTCTTGAATGATCTTCTTCGTTGGGGTGAAACAGCCCGTCTCAGGGCAATTACAGACAGCCTAACAGGCCTTTATAATCGACGTTTTCTCGAGGAATCCCTGAACAGCAGGCTCGAAGGCCCCAATAAAGTGAAGCGGAATATTTCTGTAATGATGATGGATCTGGACAGGATTCATGAGATTAATAATGCCTATGGTGAAGCTGCTGGTGATAAGGTGATTAAGGCAGTAGCGGGTGTTTTCCGACAGGTACTGCGGGATGCGGACATTGCTGCCCGGCTGGCAGGGGATGAATTTGCCTTTGTGCTTCCTGATACATCATTGGAAGAAGCCATGAGTATCAGCGAACGATTGAGACTTGCGGTTTCTGCGCTCCCTATACCCCTTTCATGGACAGATTCTCAAGGGCGTTTACAAGAAATTGAGCTTTCTATTAAGACCTGTCTTGGGGTAGCCGTGTCACCTCAGCACGGTACTACCGGGCCGGAACTTCTTGCCGCCGCCGATGCGGCCCTCCGTAAAGCAAAAGACCAGGGCCGCAACCGGGTTATCGCTGCGGAGTAA
- a CDS encoding diguanylate cyclase domain-containing protein, which translates to MGDCNNQDILKKSSLFSGLLTDDEDYIVSRVSRFQLRKGARLFTIGDPADRFYYIVSGSIRVFRIKTDGQVEELAIFTGQDLLGEFDFARQTIYDAVAVALEDTELICFPALGLNFEDIKREKPDTVSRILLRSLSMISSRLRSTQKLISENTSWVQELRRRAYEDPGTGLWNRAFLDEEIRRELQAPTALILMKPDRFKILVDGLGHSAGDEAMVSIAGILKSLVRQFGRGWALRFKSNEVGLCLPRCSLESAQTVAQNLYKAVTALTPISPTEKFPGFTFSATVVFGVWPDMLEDWDTLVQQQYVYMVEQWQAGGNRVISFPGHLTAKVLHNE; encoded by the coding sequence TTGGGTGATTGTAATAATCAAGATATTTTAAAAAAATCATCACTTTTCTCAGGATTATTAACCGATGATGAGGACTATATAGTATCCAGAGTAAGTCGTTTTCAGTTGCGAAAGGGAGCTCGTCTTTTTACAATAGGTGATCCAGCAGATCGTTTTTATTATATTGTATCTGGATCGATTAGAGTTTTTCGTATAAAAACTGATGGACAAGTTGAAGAGCTTGCCATTTTTACTGGCCAGGATCTCCTGGGCGAGTTCGATTTTGCCCGGCAAACGATCTATGATGCCGTTGCAGTCGCCTTGGAAGATACAGAATTAATTTGTTTTCCTGCCTTAGGACTTAATTTTGAAGATATTAAGCGTGAAAAACCTGATACGGTTTCCCGTATTTTGCTTCGTTCTCTTTCTATGATTTCTAGCCGCCTCAGATCTACCCAAAAACTCATTTCAGAAAACACTTCTTGGGTTCAAGAATTAAGGCGTCGGGCCTATGAGGACCCCGGTACGGGGCTCTGGAATCGTGCTTTTCTCGATGAAGAAATCCGGCGAGAATTACAGGCCCCAACTGCACTAATTCTCATGAAACCGGATCGATTTAAAATCTTAGTTGATGGTCTTGGTCATAGTGCAGGGGATGAAGCAATGGTGAGTATCGCAGGAATTTTAAAGTCCCTGGTCCGGCAATTTGGACGTGGTTGGGCTTTACGTTTTAAAAGTAATGAAGTAGGACTCTGCCTGCCCCGTTGTAGTCTTGAGTCTGCTCAAACTGTGGCTCAAAACCTATATAAAGCTGTCACCGCTTTAACACCGATTTCACCAACAGAGAAATTTCCCGGTTTTACCTTCTCAGCCACGGTTGTATTTGGGGTGTGGCCTGACATGCTCGAGGATTGGGATACCCTGGTGCAACAGCAATATGTCTATATGGTTGAACAATGGCAGGCTGGAGGAAACAGAGTTATATCATTTCCCGGACATCTTACGGCAAAGGTTTTGCATAATGAGTAA
- a CDS encoding 7TM diverse intracellular signaling domain-containing protein: MYDSPIAHDWLCISPSLDGNRSVRIIDIPEYSKHHFLSIITQKPEEFTYIIPFIVSSNQLADFSTSIPSMLGLHLASIGDNWEIYLNGTLLRREIHLDTSGFITTHCNYRDLLISFPPSLLRTGSNYLLFHIIGDPANPMVGLNSSSPYRIANLDLLRLTTKTTFETTLSIIYIFMGLYIFLINLSKTFTFMRTFGLFSLILGIYFLCRSSILYQWISNSELLFKIEISSLFLILPTTIFFLSGFLPPEKVRQRINIGLYILYGLFTLLGLIFPPAFGHDLVNLWGIISIFTSLYILGYILLWHFFITLQKELNRAS, encoded by the coding sequence ATGTATGATTCACCAATAGCTCATGACTGGTTATGTATTTCACCTTCGTTAGATGGCAATCGATCTGTTCGAATTATTGATATACCGGAATATAGCAAACATCATTTTTTAAGTATTATTACTCAAAAACCTGAGGAATTTACGTACATTATTCCATTTATCGTATCCAGCAATCAATTAGCAGATTTTTCTACATCAATTCCCTCCATGTTAGGACTTCATCTTGCATCCATAGGTGATAACTGGGAGATTTATCTAAATGGAACACTTCTTCGGCGGGAAATACATTTAGATACATCAGGTTTTATTACAACTCATTGTAACTACCGAGATTTACTGATTTCTTTTCCACCTTCACTATTGAGAACAGGGTCAAATTATTTGCTGTTTCACATTATTGGCGATCCTGCCAATCCAATGGTTGGCTTAAATTCATCCAGCCCTTATAGGATTGCTAATCTAGACCTCTTAAGATTAACAACAAAAACAACCTTTGAAACAACCTTAAGCATTATTTATATCTTCATGGGCTTATATATTTTCTTAATTAATCTTTCTAAAACATTTACTTTTATGCGTACCTTTGGACTTTTTTCACTTATTCTGGGTATCTATTTTCTTTGTCGATCATCTATTTTATATCAATGGATTTCAAATTCAGAGTTATTATTTAAAATTGAAATCAGTAGTTTATTTCTTATCTTGCCTACAACGATATTTTTTCTTTCTGGCTTTCTTCCTCCTGAAAAGGTTCGCCAAAGAATTAACATTGGATTATATATCCTCTACGGTTTGTTTACTTTATTAGGACTTATTTTCCCACCAGCCTTTGGACATGATCTCGTAAATTTATGGGGAATAATCAGCATTTTTACATCCTTGTATATATTAGGATATATATTGCTCTGGCATTTTTTTATTACCCTTCAAAAAGAACTAAATAGGGCTTCCTGA
- a CDS encoding IS5 family transposase, with the protein MYKEKEQVPEFEDFYVPFGGHLREDNRWVRLAAIIPWEEIEAEYKKCFSKRIGRTAKTVRLALGSLLIKEKLQLTDEETVETIRENHYLQYFLGYESYKDEKPFDPSMMVHFRKRLGPDAIAQINELIAKRYQEQVEAESEKKQNKENQKDDHDHGNRGQLIIDATCVPQDIRHPHDVTLLDEARRKTEKIIDTLYEASELTIKPRTYRKQARIKYLNFIRGRRRTKKEIRRAIRTQLQYIRRNLRTINELQNKVPSTTLSAKQRRDLIVIHEVYRQQVQMYKGKTHSISGKIVSISQPHVRPIARGKAKAAFEFGAKLSASMTEHGMIFIDRLQWEPYNEQEDLPTQIEKYKRRCGRYPESVHADKIYRTRANRAYCEARGIRLSGPPLGRPIKETLENKKIVRQLRKIQRLDEAIRQAIEGGFGYMKRKFGLGTIYEKLRETSETAIMVCVLLTNCEKILRDLFMRFLFLLGFKPHKSYLKVLVY; encoded by the coding sequence ATGTATAAGGAAAAGGAACAGGTACCTGAGTTTGAAGACTTTTATGTACCCTTCGGAGGACATTTACGAGAAGATAATCGATGGGTACGATTAGCCGCAATTATTCCATGGGAAGAGATAGAAGCTGAATATAAAAAATGTTTTTCAAAACGAATTGGAAGAACAGCCAAGACCGTACGGCTCGCCTTGGGATCATTATTGATAAAAGAGAAATTACAATTAACAGATGAAGAAACGGTAGAAACAATACGAGAGAACCATTACCTGCAATATTTTTTAGGATATGAATCTTACAAAGATGAAAAACCCTTTGATCCAAGCATGATGGTTCATTTTCGAAAACGGCTTGGACCTGATGCAATAGCACAGATAAATGAGTTGATAGCGAAACGGTATCAAGAACAGGTAGAAGCAGAATCTGAAAAAAAACAGAACAAAGAAAACCAAAAGGATGACCATGATCATGGAAATCGAGGGCAACTCATTATAGATGCCACGTGCGTCCCCCAGGATATCCGGCATCCCCATGATGTCACTTTATTGGATGAAGCGCGAAGGAAAACAGAAAAGATAATTGATACGTTATATGAAGCGAGTGAGCTCACCATAAAACCACGAACCTATAGAAAACAGGCCCGTATCAAATATCTCAATTTTATACGAGGGCGACGAAGAACAAAAAAAGAAATACGCAGAGCGATTCGGACCCAACTCCAATACATACGACGTAATTTACGGACTATCAATGAATTACAAAACAAGGTTCCCAGTACAACGTTGAGTGCAAAACAGCGACGTGATCTTATCGTGATACATGAGGTTTACCGGCAACAGGTACAGATGTATAAGGGAAAGACCCATTCGATATCGGGAAAAATCGTCAGTATCAGTCAACCCCATGTACGACCAATAGCCCGAGGTAAAGCAAAAGCGGCCTTTGAATTCGGAGCAAAACTATCAGCATCGATGACCGAACACGGGATGATTTTTATAGATCGATTACAATGGGAACCCTATAACGAACAAGAAGATTTGCCAACACAAATAGAAAAATATAAGAGGCGATGTGGTCGATATCCGGAATCGGTGCATGCCGATAAAATATATCGGACACGAGCAAACCGAGCCTATTGTGAAGCTCGAGGAATACGATTGTCTGGACCACCCTTAGGCAGACCGATTAAAGAAACATTAGAGAATAAAAAGATAGTACGACAGCTACGAAAGATTCAAAGACTTGACGAAGCCATTCGACAAGCGATTGAAGGTGGCTTTGGATATATGAAACGAAAGTTTGGTCTTGGTACAATCTATGAAAAATTACGCGAAACTAGTGAAACAGCAATCATGGTATGTGTATTGCTGACCAACTGTGAAAAGATCCTGAGGGATCTTTTTATGCGCTTTTTATTTTTACTTGGTTTTAAACCTCATAAATCATATTTGAAAGTTTTAGTATACTAA
- a CDS encoding ATP-binding protein encodes MFDAFETIITHKNHVLSRYSFLIFIFGSIIAIAHHYRNLLTRLQTTNHLLETQISLINHSKLMAERNEQVFYNIFYSSIDPIFITDDQLHIIDYNLGTAYYFTFNSKQLSDKNTLFDILPMDNDSKLKLKTTIAIYKHHVSCSFKQTVRIIAPYNASKHLLQSYTLHVDKLNYNESPLFSIRVVPIKTKLDFMSLKWSRGSYTIDSSPEQADLLSQRLTAALYYFITEQGSELIRTGIHEMLLNAIVHGNKNDPQKKVFVKYIFTPRKVLIRITDQGNGFDHISILKKVQLHDNIYLKNHQGIFITLGAFDYVTYNEIGNQVTLGKNVYNKEAEHET; translated from the coding sequence ATGTTTGATGCTTTTGAAACGATTATTACCCATAAGAATCATGTACTTAGTCGTTATTCTTTTTTAATTTTTATTTTTGGAAGTATCATTGCTATTGCTCATCATTATCGAAATCTCTTAACCCGTTTACAAACTACTAATCATCTTCTCGAAACACAAATTAGCCTCATTAATCATAGTAAGTTAATGGCAGAACGTAATGAACAGGTTTTTTACAATATATTTTATAGTAGTATCGATCCCATTTTTATCACTGACGACCAGCTACATATCATAGATTACAATCTTGGTACAGCCTATTATTTTACTTTTAATAGTAAACAGCTAAGTGATAAAAACACCCTCTTTGATATTTTACCTATGGATAATGATTCCAAGTTAAAACTAAAAACCACCATAGCAATATATAAACACCATGTATCATGCAGTTTTAAACAAACAGTTCGTATCATAGCACCATATAATGCTTCAAAACACTTACTACAATCATACACATTACATGTAGACAAACTCAACTACAACGAATCACCGCTTTTTTCAATTAGAGTAGTACCAATAAAGACAAAATTGGACTTTATGAGTTTAAAATGGAGCCGCGGAAGTTATACTATAGATAGTTCACCAGAACAAGCGGATTTACTTAGCCAACGATTAACAGCGGCCCTTTACTACTTTATAACAGAACAGGGTTCAGAGCTTATTCGAACAGGTATCCATGAAATGTTGCTTAATGCAATAGTACATGGAAATAAAAATGATCCACAAAAGAAGGTTTTTGTTAAATATATATTCACTCCTCGCAAGGTACTTATTCGAATAACCGATCAGGGGAATGGCTTTGATCACATCAGTATTTTAAAAAAGGTCCAACTGCACGATAATATATATTTAAAAAACCACCAGGGAATATTTATTACACTTGGAGCCTTTGATTATGTGACTTATAATGAAATAGGAAACCAGGTAACCCTGGGTAAAAATGTATATAACAAGGAAGCAGAACATGAAACTTAA